A single Arachidicoccus sp. BS20 DNA region contains:
- a CDS encoding RNA polymerase sigma factor, translating into MKSGATEQQLLDGLAKGDRQAIEVIYENNFNTILSLIINNNGSYDDAKDIFQEALVILYEKVQTGNFQLSSRIKTYLYAVSRKLWLKKLQLQGRYYISSDVDLEEHIFTTEDADDARQKDADFSIMENALNKLGEPCKSLLEAFYIQKKGMSELAEMFGYTNTDNAKTQKYKCLMRLKKLFFAQYKK; encoded by the coding sequence GTGAAATCAGGAGCTACAGAACAACAACTTTTAGACGGTTTGGCAAAGGGCGACAGGCAGGCGATTGAGGTTATTTATGAAAATAATTTCAATACAATTTTGTCTCTCATTATCAATAATAACGGCTCCTACGACGATGCAAAAGATATTTTTCAGGAAGCGTTAGTAATATTGTACGAGAAAGTACAAACAGGAAATTTTCAATTGTCGAGCCGGATAAAAACGTATTTGTACGCTGTTTCCCGCAAGTTATGGTTGAAAAAACTACAGTTGCAGGGACGATATTATATTTCGTCAGATGTAGATTTGGAAGAGCATATTTTTACAACCGAAGACGCGGATGATGCACGGCAAAAAGATGCGGATTTTTCTATCATGGAAAATGCTTTAAACAAACTGGGCGAACCTTGCAAAAGCCTGCTTGAAGCATTTTATATACAGAAAAAAGGAATGAGCGAACTGGCAGAAATGTTTGGCTACACCAATACAGACAATGCCAAGACTCAGAAATATAAATGTTTGATGCGACTGAAAAAACTATTCTTCGCTCAATACAAAAAATAG
- a CDS encoding S1 family peptidase: protein MSDFYLIESLERYVNGEMLPEEKQYFEQMRASNPEIDKMLAEHKIFMQTLSSYAERKNFRQELNAVHNDLSVNGAICGAENETDGKTISLWQRYRKTTAIAACIAGVTALVISGLISLFSPNNNKIELLSNTTEQLQKNQAYLSSKIKEVTKMPADAVIKSGGSAFLIDGNGFLITNAHVLKGSGAVVVNHEGHEFSTSIMYVDEARDLAVLKITDKDYNPVKYLPYGIKTTEEDMGKNVFTFGYPSNDIAYNRGYISSLKGYEGDTSTISVSLLANPGNSGGPVFNESGDVIGVLGAREANTQGVTFVIKSKEIYRMLSDWRKTSDSAYDVKVTPLRKNNNARANRTELIKKLENYVYNVKAYN from the coding sequence ATGAGTGACTTTTATTTAATCGAATCCCTCGAACGATATGTCAACGGCGAAATGCTGCCCGAAGAAAAACAATACTTCGAGCAGATGCGTGCAAGCAATCCGGAAATTGATAAAATGCTTGCTGAGCATAAAATATTTATGCAAACATTATCTTCCTACGCAGAAAGAAAAAATTTCAGACAGGAACTGAATGCTGTTCATAATGATTTGTCGGTAAACGGCGCTATCTGCGGTGCAGAGAATGAAACAGACGGCAAAACAATTTCATTGTGGCAACGGTATAGAAAAACAACAGCCATTGCCGCTTGTATTGCAGGTGTAACAGCCCTCGTTATCAGCGGCTTGATTTCTTTATTTTCTCCTAATAACAATAAAATAGAATTGCTGAGCAATACTACAGAGCAACTTCAGAAAAATCAAGCTTATTTATCGAGCAAAATAAAAGAAGTAACCAAAATGCCGGCTGATGCCGTTATTAAAAGCGGCGGGTCTGCTTTTCTGATTGACGGCAATGGATTTTTGATTACCAATGCGCACGTATTAAAAGGCTCCGGTGCGGTTGTTGTAAATCACGAAGGACATGAATTCAGTACCTCTATTATGTATGTGGATGAGGCAAGAGATTTGGCTGTTTTAAAAATTACAGATAAAGATTACAATCCTGTAAAATATCTTCCTTACGGCATTAAAACAACCGAAGAAGATATGGGGAAAAATGTATTTACATTCGGTTATCCGAGTAACGATATTGCGTACAACAGAGGTTATATAAGCTCGCTGAAAGGGTATGAAGGCGACACTTCAACTATTTCCGTTTCTTTATTGGCAAACCCCGGCAATTCCGGCGGTCCTGTTTTCAACGAAAGTGGCGATGTGATAGGCGTCTTAGGCGCTCGTGAAGCAAATACCCAGGGAGTAACTTTTGTAATCAAATCTAAAGAGATATACCGTATGCTCAGCGACTGGCGCAAAACATCGGACAGCGCTTACGATGTTAAAGTAACACCATTGAGAAAAAATAATAACGCGAGAGCGAACCGTACAGAGCTCATCAAGAAATTGGAGAACTATGTGTACAATGTAAAAGCGTATAATTGA
- the era gene encoding GTPase Era, giving the protein MKSGFVNIFGKPNAGKSTLLNALLGEKLAIVSNKVQTTRHRIKGFLTKENEYQIIFSDTPGIIEPKYKLHEKMMSAVKSALEDADVGLLMVDINDDWRENDELFSSLKLKVPCIIVLNKIDGVTKERIDEAEKYFQSKNYCKKTIAISALSQKDFSGLINVIIELLPEGFPFYSEDELTDLPVKFFVGEMIREKIYQFFGDEIPYHTAILVNEFKEKNTLVKIQADIIVQRETQKIILIGESGKMIKKIGTSARADIEQFLEQKIFLELFVKVRPKWRDNDTHLKEYGYN; this is encoded by the coding sequence ATGAAATCAGGATTTGTCAATATTTTCGGAAAACCCAATGCGGGAAAAAGTACGTTGCTCAATGCTTTGTTGGGAGAGAAACTGGCAATTGTGTCCAACAAAGTGCAGACGACAAGGCATCGCATCAAAGGTTTTCTGACGAAAGAAAATGAATACCAAATTATCTTTTCCGATACGCCCGGAATCATAGAACCGAAATACAAACTGCACGAAAAAATGATGAGCGCCGTCAAGAGCGCGTTGGAAGATGCGGATGTAGGTTTGCTGATGGTTGATATAAACGATGACTGGAGAGAAAATGACGAATTGTTTAGTTCGTTAAAGCTAAAAGTCCCTTGCATAATAGTCTTGAATAAAATTGATGGCGTAACAAAAGAACGCATTGATGAAGCCGAAAAATATTTTCAATCGAAAAATTATTGTAAAAAAACAATTGCCATCTCGGCATTGTCGCAGAAAGATTTTAGTGGATTAATCAACGTAATTATTGAACTCTTACCCGAAGGTTTTCCTTTTTACAGCGAAGATGAATTGACGGATTTGCCGGTAAAATTTTTCGTAGGCGAAATGATTCGTGAAAAAATTTATCAATTTTTCGGCGATGAAATTCCTTATCACACAGCGATTCTTGTAAATGAATTTAAAGAAAAAAATACGTTGGTAAAAATTCAGGCGGATATTATTGTGCAGCGCGAAACACAAAAAATCATACTCATTGGCGAAAGTGGAAAGATGATTAAAAAAATAGGAACATCGGCTCGCGCAGATATTGAGCAGTTTTTAGAGCAAAAAATATTTCTTGAACTATTCGTAAAAGTTCGCCCGAAATGGAGAGACAACGATACGCATCTTAAAGAATATGGATATAATTAA
- a CDS encoding MFS transporter → MFFRVLYCESYLTLQCNSSNFMLGATVSKSDYKSIQLKIINYVLFTFLGYVCIGLPLAILPIFITKNLGYSALVAGVVISLQYATTFVTRGISGNMIDKYGPKLSVYISMICFMLNGILLYAVYLLRANPSLSLITLVVVRLITGCGEGFIGASPIAWAMMIVGQKHTATVISYNGIASYGALAVGAPLGVLLNEQFGLNAVSILILLIAVFGFFLATKKEKIVSAKQDNNASHVPFFSVLRKVAPYGICLMLAGLGFGTISNFITLYYDHFHWANAALCLSVFSILFIVGRLFFSNAINQHGGIKVALACLICETVGLFLLAIIHHPYFALLGASVTGFGFSLVFPALGVEAVKLFSAERSGAALAAYGLFIDISLGITGPLIGGVIEGFGIASMFTFCTGIVFIGLLLCASLNKKAAKVLAA, encoded by the coding sequence ATGTTCTTTAGAGTTTTGTATTGTGAAAGCTATCTAACTTTGCAATGCAATTCATCTAATTTTATGCTTGGCGCAACTGTTTCAAAGTCTGATTATAAAAGTATTCAACTAAAGATAATCAACTATGTATTATTTACCTTTTTAGGGTATGTCTGCATTGGTTTGCCTTTGGCAATTCTTCCGATATTTATTACAAAAAACTTAGGTTACAGTGCGCTTGTTGCCGGCGTTGTGATTAGTCTGCAATATGCTACGACTTTTGTTACACGTGGTATTTCGGGCAATATGATTGACAAATACGGACCAAAACTTTCCGTGTATATCAGTATGATATGTTTTATGCTGAATGGTATTTTGCTATATGCGGTTTATTTGTTAAGAGCAAATCCGTCGTTAAGCCTCATTACCTTAGTAGTCGTAAGGTTGATTACCGGTTGCGGCGAAGGTTTTATAGGCGCCTCTCCTATTGCCTGGGCAATGATGATTGTAGGACAGAAACATACTGCAACAGTAATTTCATACAATGGCATTGCATCGTATGGCGCGTTAGCTGTGGGAGCGCCGCTTGGCGTTTTACTAAATGAACAATTCGGTTTAAACGCTGTCTCAATACTGATTCTGTTAATAGCTGTTTTCGGATTTTTTCTTGCTACTAAAAAAGAAAAAATTGTTTCGGCAAAACAAGATAATAATGCTTCGCACGTTCCGTTTTTTTCTGTGCTGCGGAAAGTTGCGCCTTATGGCATTTGTTTAATGCTTGCAGGACTTGGGTTTGGAACAATTTCTAATTTCATTACATTGTATTATGACCATTTTCATTGGGCAAATGCGGCGCTTTGTCTTTCTGTTTTCAGTATTTTATTTATTGTAGGAAGGTTGTTTTTCTCCAATGCCATTAATCAACACGGCGGTATCAAAGTTGCCCTTGCCTGTCTTATTTGCGAAACAGTGGGTTTGTTTTTATTGGCAATCATTCATCATCCTTATTTTGCATTGTTAGGAGCGTCGGTTACCGGCTTTGGATTTTCGTTGGTATTTCCGGCGCTTGGCGTGGAAGCTGTAAAATTATTTTCTGCTGAACGTAGTGGAGCGGCTTTAGCCGCTTACGGATTGTTTATCGATATTTCGCTCGGCATTACAGGACCTTTAATTGGCGGTGTTATAGAAGGTTTTGGCATTGCATCTATGTTCACATTCTGTACAGGGATTGTATTTATCGGGCTTTTACTTTGTGCATCGCTCAATAAAAAAGCGGCTAAAGTTTTAGCCGCCTGA
- a CDS encoding TonB-dependent receptor, protein MKKISLIIIFIVSSTMSFSQTIIKGWVKDSKMKPIRNAGIAIKNGYDGTITDSAGNFSFTTTDKGIDTIQITFTGYEPFEKVVNIGNETININAVLKESFNELNAVTVSAGSFSAGDNKKGVVMTSLDILTTATNGDISTAMRTLPGVQQVGEQEGLFVHGGTAGETAQYMDGAVISNPYFRGAPQIMQRGRFDPNLFSGTMFATGGYSALYGDALSSVLLMNSNDFPEKTQYEIDASPLVYLVAQTQQLSKDKTSAWGVNYNFVNVKPYLDVVHSEYEIYDVPRYQTGHFYYHKKTKHGGMFKFYTAFGYNASGMRKPDVDSLYLKDQYNVKNTNWYNNFNYTQNLGNSWKMIWANSFTINADKINVSIVDKNNMPKAFDSSVYWMNIKKVALHQPTDNLQSRLVFEKKFSHLDAVRFGGEYDYTNSRLTYNNYPLNFKDNYGALFAETDVYFTHDFMMKLGARGELSSLMNQSKVAPRASLAYRVGDNGQVSAAYGIFYQKPDGVYLMYNPDLKFTQATHYILNYQRSTINQLFRVEAYYKKYDDLIKTIALPDANFTYNNNGNGYAKGVDLFWKDQKTIKGFEYWISYSYIDSKRNFLNYYQSIQPDFITPHTLSVVAKSFVLPIKTEFNLTYTFSTGRPYYYFAPQQNGTYNLEHQGKTQTLNDVGFSVDYLPTFGKKNAKTNIIIVGTVKNLFDFKQIYSYNYSYDGSYRQAVLPATRQQFFLGIFFTFGVDRSQQIINDNL, encoded by the coding sequence ATGAAAAAAATATCGCTCATTATTATTTTTATTGTTTCATCAACAATGTCATTTTCCCAAACCATCATCAAAGGTTGGGTAAAAGACAGTAAAATGAAACCGATTCGCAACGCAGGCATCGCCATTAAAAATGGTTACGACGGCACAATCACTGACAGTGCAGGAAATTTTTCTTTCACTACAACTGACAAAGGAATTGACACAATACAAATCACTTTTACGGGTTATGAGCCTTTTGAAAAAGTTGTCAATATCGGCAATGAAACTATAAACATAAATGCTGTACTAAAAGAATCGTTCAATGAACTGAATGCTGTTACCGTGAGCGCAGGTTCATTTTCCGCAGGCGACAATAAAAAAGGTGTTGTAATGACCTCACTCGATATTTTAACCACAGCAACCAACGGCGATATTTCCACCGCAATGCGCACACTGCCGGGTGTTCAGCAAGTAGGAGAGCAGGAAGGATTGTTTGTGCATGGTGGCACGGCGGGCGAAACAGCGCAGTATATGGACGGTGCGGTTATCTCAAATCCGTACTTTAGAGGAGCACCGCAAATAATGCAGCGCGGGCGTTTCGACCCGAATTTATTTAGCGGAACAATGTTTGCAACCGGCGGTTATTCGGCTTTGTACGGCGACGCGCTTTCTTCCGTATTATTAATGAACAGTAATGATTTTCCTGAAAAAACGCAGTACGAAATCGACGCTTCGCCTTTGGTTTATCTGGTGGCACAAACACAACAATTATCGAAAGATAAAACTTCAGCTTGGGGTGTGAATTATAATTTTGTGAATGTGAAACCTTATCTCGATGTGGTTCATTCGGAGTATGAAATTTACGATGTGCCGCGTTATCAAACCGGACATTTTTATTATCATAAAAAAACGAAGCATGGCGGAATGTTTAAGTTTTACACGGCTTTCGGTTACAACGCTTCGGGAATGCGCAAGCCTGATGTGGACAGCCTTTATTTGAAAGACCAATACAATGTGAAAAATACCAATTGGTATAATAATTTCAATTATACACAAAACTTGGGTAACAGCTGGAAAATGATTTGGGCAAACAGCTTTACGATTAATGCCGATAAAATTAATGTTTCGATTGTTGATAAAAACAATATGCCGAAAGCGTTTGATTCGAGCGTGTATTGGATGAATATAAAAAAAGTGGCATTGCACCAACCGACGGATAATTTGCAATCGCGTTTGGTGTTTGAAAAGAAGTTTAGCCATTTAGACGCGGTGCGTTTCGGCGGTGAATATGATTATACAAATTCGCGTTTGACGTACAACAATTATCCGCTTAATTTTAAAGATAATTACGGTGCGTTGTTTGCAGAAACGGATGTGTACTTCACACACGATTTTATGATGAAACTTGGCGCGCGCGGCGAACTTTCATCTTTGATGAATCAGTCGAAAGTGGCGCCACGAGCGAGTTTGGCGTATCGTGTTGGCGACAATGGACAAGTATCTGCCGCATACGGAATTTTTTACCAAAAGCCGGACGGGGTCTATTTAATGTATAATCCCGACTTGAAATTTACACAAGCGACGCATTATATTTTGAACTATCAAAGAAGTACAATTAATCAATTATTTCGTGTAGAAGCATACTATAAAAAGTATGACGATTTGATAAAAACAATTGCGTTGCCCGATGCTAATTTTACTTATAACAATAATGGTAACGGTTATGCGAAAGGCGTCGATTTATTTTGGAAAGACCAAAAAACGATTAAGGGTTTTGAGTATTGGATTAGCTATTCTTACATTGATTCTAAAAGAAATTTTTTGAATTATTATCAATCTATACAACCCGATTTTATTACGCCGCACACATTGTCCGTTGTGGCAAAATCTTTTGTACTGCCGATTAAAACGGAATTTAATTTGACCTATACTTTTTCAACAGGCAGACCGTATTATTATTTTGCGCCGCAACAAAACGGAACATACAACCTGGAGCATCAAGGCAAGACGCAAACCCTGAACGATGTAGGTTTCAGCGTAGATTATTTGCCGACATTCGGAAAGAAGAATGCGAAAACGAATATCATTATCGTAGGTACGGTAAAAAATTTGTTCGACTTTAAGCAAATTTATTCTTACAATTATTCTTACGACGGTTCGTACAGACAAGCCGTGTTGCCTGCGACGCGGCAACAATTTTTCTTGGGAATATTTTTCACGTTCGGTGTGGACAGGTCGCAGCAAATTATTAATGATAATCTTTAA
- a CDS encoding winged helix-turn-helix domain-containing protein: MFKALDPLLHSELRLAIISLLVGATEAEFGEIKEKTGATSGNLSVQLQKLAEAEYITLKKSFKGKYPLTTCKITKKGIKAFDDYVDALKDYLKPKK; the protein is encoded by the coding sequence ATGTTTAAAGCGTTAGACCCTCTGTTACATTCGGAGCTGCGACTCGCAATCATCAGCTTGTTGGTAGGTGCAACGGAAGCAGAGTTCGGAGAAATAAAAGAAAAAACGGGCGCAACATCAGGTAATCTCAGCGTACAGTTGCAGAAACTTGCCGAAGCAGAATACATTACGCTGAAAAAATCTTTTAAAGGAAAATATCCATTGACGACCTGTAAAATCACGAAGAAAGGCATTAAGGCGTTTGACGATTATGTGGACGCTTTGAAGGATTATTTAAAGCCGAAAAAATGA
- a CDS encoding MFS transporter — MNKTTSSKKIINGWAMYDWANSAYNLVITSTIFPVYYDAITTLKDSNGKAFSHSVSFLGTKFESGALYNYAIATAYLIIAILSPMLSSVADGRGNKKRFMQFFCYLGSLACCVLFFFTKTRLNLGIICCILAAIGYCGSLVFYNAYLPEIAPEKEQDNVSAKGFAYGYIGSVILQLICFVFVLTKPFGMDEGFASRLSFLLVGLWWLGFAQITFAVLPKVKTNKTEVTLFNKGFVELKKVWQQLKHLPVLKRYLFAFFFYSMGVQTVMLAATLFGSQVLQLQASQLITCILIIQLVAIAGSYLMAKLSERFGNLKVLSFVVLVWIGVCAMAYFIQTATGFYIVATLVGIVMGGIQSLSRSTYSKLMPETKDTASFFSFYDVSEKIGIVIGTFSFGFIQQLTGNMRYSILVLIAFFLVGFFGLIYSQKKNIL, encoded by the coding sequence ATGAACAAAACAACTTCTTCTAAAAAAATTATTAACGGCTGGGCAATGTACGACTGGGCAAACAGCGCGTACAATCTCGTAATTACTTCTACTATTTTCCCTGTTTATTACGATGCCATTACTACATTGAAAGACAGTAATGGTAAGGCTTTTAGCCATTCGGTTTCTTTTCTTGGGACAAAATTTGAAAGCGGTGCTTTGTATAATTATGCCATCGCAACAGCTTATTTGATTATTGCGATTTTATCGCCGATGCTCTCTTCCGTTGCCGATGGAAGAGGAAACAAAAAACGCTTCATGCAGTTCTTTTGTTATCTCGGTTCGCTGGCTTGCTGCGTGCTGTTTTTCTTTACAAAAACAAGATTGAATTTGGGAATTATCTGTTGCATTTTAGCTGCGATTGGTTATTGCGGAAGTCTTGTTTTTTACAACGCATATCTGCCGGAAATTGCGCCTGAAAAAGAACAAGATAATGTGAGCGCGAAAGGTTTTGCTTACGGATATATCGGCAGTGTAATTTTACAATTAATTTGTTTTGTTTTTGTATTGACGAAGCCTTTTGGTATGGACGAAGGCTTTGCTTCACGGTTGTCGTTTTTACTTGTAGGCTTGTGGTGGCTTGGGTTTGCGCAGATTACTTTTGCTGTTTTACCGAAAGTAAAAACCAATAAAACGGAAGTAACATTATTCAACAAAGGCTTTGTCGAATTAAAAAAAGTTTGGCAACAACTCAAACATTTACCTGTATTAAAAAGATATTTATTTGCCTTTTTCTTTTACAGCATGGGCGTACAAACCGTGATGCTCGCAGCAACTTTATTCGGAAGCCAGGTGCTACAATTGCAAGCCTCGCAGTTGATAACCTGTATTTTAATTATTCAGTTGGTTGCCATTGCCGGCTCATATTTAATGGCGAAATTATCGGAACGCTTCGGCAACCTAAAAGTCTTGTCGTTCGTAGTTTTGGTGTGGATTGGCGTTTGCGCGATGGCGTATTTTATACAAACGGCAACAGGCTTTTATATCGTTGCAACGCTTGTAGGAATTGTTATGGGCGGCATTCAATCTTTAAGTCGTTCCACGTATTCCAAACTGATGCCCGAAACCAAAGACACTGCTTCGTTTTTCAGCTTTTATGATGTGTCGGAAAAAATCGGAATTGTGATTGGAACCTTCAGTTTCGGATTTATCCAGCAACTCACAGGCAATATGCGTTATTCAATTTTGGTACTGATTGCTTTCTTTCTCGTTGGTTTCTTCGGGCTGATTTATTCGCAAAAGAAAAATATTCTTTGA
- a CDS encoding undecaprenyl-diphosphate phosphatase encodes MNYLQALILGIIEGLTEFLPVSSTGHLIIGSTLLGLDTSNQFVQLFIVAIQLGTILSVIVLYFKRFLKSLDFYYRLIVAFIPAAILGVLFSKKIDAFLGSIEVVAVALLVGGIVLLFIDKVFKNPTVESADKVPYPKAFVIGIWQCLAMIPGVSRSAASIIGGMQQKLTKKAAAEFSFFLAVPTMFGATAKKLFDFYKQGYRVSSHELGLLGVGNLVGFVVAIIAIKSFINFVSKHGFQAFGVYRIIVGIVILIFIFSGHSLQMV; translated from the coding sequence ATGAACTATTTACAAGCGCTCATTCTCGGTATCATCGAAGGATTGACGGAGTTTTTACCTGTTTCGTCCACAGGACATTTGATTATCGGAAGCACACTGCTCGGACTTGATACAAGCAATCAATTCGTACAATTGTTCATTGTTGCTATTCAGCTTGGGACAATACTTTCCGTAATTGTTTTGTACTTCAAAAGATTTTTAAAGTCGCTGGACTTTTATTACAGATTGATTGTTGCATTCATTCCCGCCGCGATACTCGGCGTATTGTTTAGTAAAAAAATAGATGCGTTTTTGGGAAGCATCGAAGTCGTTGCTGTTGCACTGTTGGTCGGCGGTATTGTATTGTTGTTTATTGATAAAGTATTTAAAAATCCCACGGTAGAAAGTGCCGATAAAGTTCCTTATCCGAAAGCGTTTGTCATTGGCATTTGGCAATGTTTGGCTATGATTCCGGGCGTAAGCCGAAGCGCAGCAAGCATCATTGGCGGAATGCAGCAAAAACTTACAAAGAAAGCGGCAGCGGAATTTTCTTTCTTTCTTGCTGTGCCAACTATGTTCGGCGCAACGGCAAAAAAATTATTTGATTTTTACAAACAAGGTTATCGCGTTTCTTCGCACGAATTAGGATTGTTGGGCGTAGGAAATTTAGTTGGATTTGTTGTGGCAATTATTGCTATAAAATCGTTTATCAATTTTGTATCCAAACACGGATTTCAGGCATTTGGCGTGTATCGCATCATTGTAGGAATTGTAATTTTAATCTTCATTTTTTCAGGGCATAGTTTGCAAATGGTTTAA
- a CDS encoding DNA polymerase III subunit gamma/tau, with amino-acid sequence MDNFVVSARKYRPQTFDTVVGQKHITTTLKNAIKNHQLAHAFLFCGPRGVGKTTCARILAKTINCENLQPNGEACDKCPSCVSFNDGASLNIHELDAASNNSVDDIRALVEQVRFAPQAGKYKVYIVDEVHMLSASAFNAFLKTLEEPPGYAIFILATTEKHKILPTILSRCQIFDFKRITNNDTVEHLEEIVENEHLNAEKAALQVIAQKSEGCMRDALSILDKIVSFTDGKLTYQNTIDNLNILDEDYYFKMLECLLQQDLAGLMLLYDEINRKGFEGDMVLNGFAEFIRNLLVCQDSKAASLLDVVEGLQQKYLDFAKKVSASLLVSALNILNEAEINYKQARNKRLHVEMALIKLNFLQQAIELASENGVVIKKKRIDGPVAFREKKIEPLQIIAQPQAPKDTSARLYIAKETPGKTTTKEDVKPIVEEKKTVAQNPLPKAKPQISTRVQSPVSKQTLLDAIKAKVGKEYDVTEVENPEPLELCRLQSTWLAYSDELLQQNKHAAAMTFRAAELMIVDDENFKIFVHTTVQKKQIELERLFVMEKICALFKNRMLNFQIEFSQSDEEPEDVKPVLNSRQRFEIMAEKNPALKLLKDKLKLNIDY; translated from the coding sequence ATGGACAATTTTGTAGTATCGGCACGAAAATATCGCCCGCAAACTTTCGACACGGTTGTGGGGCAAAAACATATCACAACAACTTTAAAAAACGCGATTAAGAATCATCAGTTGGCGCACGCATTTTTGTTCTGCGGTCCGCGCGGCGTGGGCAAAACCACCTGCGCACGTATTTTGGCAAAAACAATCAACTGCGAAAACCTTCAGCCGAATGGCGAAGCTTGCGACAAATGCCCGTCGTGCGTGAGTTTCAACGATGGTGCATCTTTAAATATTCACGAATTAGACGCCGCGAGCAATAACTCTGTGGATGACATTCGCGCGCTTGTCGAGCAAGTACGTTTTGCGCCGCAGGCGGGGAAATACAAAGTATATATTGTGGACGAAGTTCACATGCTGAGCGCAAGCGCATTCAATGCTTTTCTGAAAACTCTGGAAGAACCACCGGGCTATGCGATTTTTATTTTGGCAACTACGGAAAAACATAAAATTCTTCCCACGATTTTGAGCCGTTGTCAAATCTTCGATTTTAAAAGAATTACCAATAACGATACGGTTGAACATCTCGAAGAAATTGTTGAGAACGAACATCTCAATGCCGAGAAAGCTGCGCTGCAAGTAATTGCGCAAAAGAGTGAAGGCTGTATGCGCGATGCGTTAAGCATTCTGGATAAAATCGTCAGTTTTACCGATGGAAAATTAACGTACCAAAATACAATTGATAACCTGAATATTCTGGATGAAGATTATTATTTCAAAATGCTGGAATGCTTACTGCAACAGGATTTGGCAGGATTAATGTTGTTGTACGACGAAATCAACCGAAAAGGCTTTGAAGGCGACATGGTACTAAACGGCTTTGCGGAATTTATCAGGAATTTATTGGTTTGCCAGGATTCAAAAGCCGCAAGTTTACTGGATGTTGTGGAAGGTTTGCAACAGAAATATTTGGACTTTGCGAAGAAAGTTTCGGCTTCATTGTTGGTAAGTGCGTTGAATATTTTGAACGAAGCGGAAATCAATTACAAGCAAGCGCGCAACAAAAGGTTGCACGTAGAAATGGCATTAATCAAACTGAATTTTTTACAACAAGCCATAGAATTAGCTTCCGAGAATGGAGTTGTTATAAAAAAAAAGCGGATTGACGGACCGGTAGCTTTTCGCGAAAAGAAAATCGAGCCTTTGCAAATCATTGCGCAGCCGCAGGCTCCGAAAGACACTTCTGCGAGATTGTATATAGCAAAAGAAACTCCCGGAAAAACTACGACAAAAGAAGATGTGAAACCGATTGTTGAAGAGAAAAAAACTGTCGCACAAAATCCTTTGCCGAAAGCAAAACCACAAATTTCGACACGAGTACAATCGCCTGTTTCCAAACAGACTTTACTGGATGCAATTAAAGCGAAAGTGGGCAAAGAATATGATGTAACGGAAGTTGAAAATCCCGAACCGCTTGAACTGTGCCGGTTACAGAGTACGTGGCTGGCGTATTCCGACGAACTGCTACAGCAAAATAAACATGCTGCCGCAATGACTTTTCGCGCTGCAGAATTAATGATTGTGGACGACGAAAATTTTAAAATATTCGTTCATACAACAGTGCAGAAAAAACAGATTGAATTGGAAAGATTGTTTGTTATGGAAAAAATCTGCGCGCTGTTTAAAAACCGGATGCTGAATTTTCAAATCGAATTTTCGCAGTCCGATGAAGAGCCGGAAGATGTAAAACCTGTATTGAACAGTCGTCAAAGATTTGAAATAATGGCAGAAAAAAATCCTGCGTTGAAATTGCTGAAAGACAAACTGAAACTAAATATCGATTATTAA
- a CDS encoding type II toxin-antitoxin system RelE/ParE family toxin: MYQVVLQSEAISDMQDAYDWYEEQRTGLGNEFVEEVEISLEKISEHPEYYSYVNDIYRRIKTNRFPYLIIYEIENNTVFVNSIMHGMRNSKY, encoded by the coding sequence ATGTATCAAGTTGTTCTACAGTCCGAAGCCATATCGGATATGCAAGATGCTTATGATTGGTATGAAGAACAAAGAACCGGTTTAGGAAATGAGTTCGTGGAAGAAGTAGAAATATCTTTAGAAAAAATCAGTGAGCATCCCGAATATTACAGTTATGTCAATGATATTTACAGACGGATTAAAACCAACAGATTTCCATATTTGATTATTTACGAAATCGAAAACAATACCGTTTTTGTCAATAGCATTATGCACGGAATGAGAAATTCAAAATATTAA